One genomic window of Halolamina sediminis includes the following:
- a CDS encoding VanZ family protein, which produces MDRRWLPIAVAVVVLAASLVPGGGGGGTIGPVGVDKLLHVVGYAVLAAASLFALRSRTGRAMLAVGVVVTAFGGGVELLQGFVPGRGVSGLDLVADAVGAVAGVAAWRVFGPSSPPEDAGS; this is translated from the coding sequence ATGGATCGTCGTTGGCTCCCGATCGCAGTCGCGGTTGTCGTCCTCGCCGCTTCGCTCGTGCCGGGCGGCGGTGGCGGCGGCACGATCGGCCCCGTCGGCGTCGACAAGCTCCTCCACGTCGTCGGCTACGCGGTGCTCGCGGCGGCGAGCCTGTTCGCGCTGCGTTCGCGAACGGGCCGGGCGATGCTCGCCGTCGGGGTCGTCGTGACCGCGTTCGGCGGCGGCGTCGAACTCCTGCAGGGGTTCGTCCCGGGACGGGGGGTGTCCGGGCTCGATCTGGTCGCCGACGCCGTCGGCGCAGTGGCGGGCGTCGCCGCGTGGCGGGTGTTCGGGCCGTCGTCGCCCCCCGAGGACGCGGGCTCGTAG